From the genome of Salvelinus alpinus chromosome 19, SLU_Salpinus.1, whole genome shotgun sequence, one region includes:
- the fam81b gene encoding protein FAM81B, translating into MSHESMLQPHQPYDKSDVIEGRLTNQERTMSVLLEQALRIKEEVVASLHFTQGSVQSETSSRRLLESHILTITHIVKQLSTDIQVLKSQIAQRDSVTSGTSFAMQSLDHKNLAGFGDLRGRVARCDASIAKLSGDVSDRAHEIARLQQELSEVKSGLGERLREMDTKLSQAVSRLEVLLVEHTHDQRNSWTDLHSQIKLLEDKSSGVVRETREDTDRLRTWTEQQLSSSAQTHRHGSEVLRSLLQDKMVEVDGRLSEQVRLLSVRVERAEIQLEQEHQGDRVKHSKRKLHSRISTLETSLREELQLIKQDYQSGFQSTHDAIDSLRQIGDTKARLDKEKLQKDIKQIRRKMVELRDV; encoded by the exons ATGTCACATGAGTCGATGTTACAGCCGCACCAGCCTTATGACAA GTCTGATGTCATAGAAGGCCGTCTGACCAATCAGGAGCGTACGATGAGCGTGCTGCTTGAGCAGGCGTTGAGGATCAAGGAGGAGGTGGTGGCCAGTCTGCACTTCACCCAGGGCTCTGTCCAGTCAGAGACCTCCTCTCGCAGGCTGCTGGAGAGTCACATCCTCACCATCACGCACATCGTCAAACAGCTCAGCACTGACATACAG GTTCTGAAGAGTCAGATAGCCCAGCGGGACAGTGTCACCTCTGGGACCTCGTTTGCTATGCAGAGTCTGGATCACAAAAACCTGGCTGGTTTTGGAGACCTCCGGGGCAGGGTGGCCAG GTGTGACGCCAGCATTGCCAAGCTGTCAGGTGATGTGAGCGACAGGGCACATGAGATCGCCAGGCTCCAACAGGAGCTGTCAGAGGTCAAGTCAGGTCTGGGAGAGCGACTGAGAGAGATGGACACCAAG ctgtcTCAGGCAGTTAGCAGACTGGAGGTGTTGCTGGTGGAGCACACCCACGACCAGAGAAACAGCTGGACTGACCTGCACAGCCAAATCAAGCTCCTGGAGGACAA AAGCTCTGGGGTGGTAAGGGAGACGAGGGAGGACACAGACAGACTCAGGACGTGGACAGAGCAACAGCTAAGCAGctcagcacagacacacagacatggcAGTGAGGTGCTACGGTCACTACTGCAGGACAAAATG GTGGAGGTGGATGGGAGGCTCAGTGAGCAGGTCAGGCTGCTGTCAGTCCGTGTGGAGAGAGCAGAGATTCAGCTGGAACAGGAGCACCAGGGAGACAGGGTGAAGCACTCGAAGAGAAAACTCCACAGTAGGATCAGCACATTGGAGACCAGCCTCCGGGAAGAGCTGCAGCTGATCAAACAGGACTACCAGTCAG GGTTCCAGTCTACCCATGATGCCATAGACTCGCTGAGGCAGATCGGTGACACCAAAGCCCGGCTGGACAAGGAGAAGCTGCAAAAGGACATCAAACAAATCCGCAGGAAGATGGTGGAGCTGAGAGATGTGTGA